A region of the Pricia mediterranea genome:
CGGCGGACAGATTCTTTTGCTGTTCTTTGTAGTCTTTTGAACGCACTTTATCGATAGCGGCGTTTCTGGCAATATTCAAGATCCAGGTGAAGAAACGTCCTTTCTTGGGACTATAGCTGTCAGATTTGTTCCAGATTTTTGTAAAGACGTCCTGAGTGATTTCCTCGGCCAAGAACTTGTCCCTTACAACGGTGTTGATGACCCCGCAAATATTGTCCCAATACATCTCATACAGCTTTTCAAAAGCAATGATATCTTTTTTTTGGAAACGTAGTACTAGTTCTTCTTCATCCATTTATGGTATGCGTTAGTAAACCTCGGTTAGGATGCTACGGGGTAGCAGTTAAATATATAAAAAAAACCGCCCTAGTGGCGGTTTTCAGTTAATTTTTCAATAACTATTACTCGGTGATCTCACCACAACTTACACGCGATCCTGCAGCGCCACTGGGTTGTGAGGTAAAATCGTCCGCGCCATCGTGCACAATTACACTATGCCCGATAATATTCTTTTTATCATCGTCACAGCCGATACACCATTCGTCGGTGGTGAACTCTATGGTGGCATTGCCATCGGCATCGGCGGTCATATTGCCTATGTCACCGGTGTGATAACCTTCTGCATCGCCCCATTTCCCGTGTTGCTCATCGGTTGGGTTCCAATGTCCTCCGGCAGAGGTTCCATCGTCAGCGGAGCAGTCCGCATTCTCATGGATATGGATGGCATGTTCCCCCTCAGCGAGTCCTGTAAAGGAGGCGCTCATAGTAACCTCACCATTGTTTTGGGTAAATGCGACCGTACCCTGTACGTCGCTCCCGCTTTTGGGCGACATCTCTACGGTGAGTGTCTTTTCTCCCATCATGTCGTCGGACTCATCGGCCATGGCGTCCATGTTCTCTTCCATGGTGTCACCTGCCGCATCGGCATCTTTCTTTGTTTCCTTACAACTATAAGAGCCTATTAATAAAAGCCCTAAAAGTGTTAATTGTATAGTTTTCATTTTTCCAGAATTTAAATTAGTGGTTAAAGGTAAGGATTATATGCACCTAAACTTGCTCAAACCAATTTGATTTTAACAATATCGAAAATTTGACCGAAAGCCGGAAGGAGGAAGGAATAGGGACAGCTAAAGGAACGGGAATTGTTTTCGGCGTAGGATATTCCGGAAAGTGTGTTCTTCTTTCTTCCCTACCCTTTCCGTCCTCTTTCCATCGTCTGGGCATTTCAAGGTTCGAGGCCTGAATTACCCACATAATTCAAGGTAGAACCAGTCCGTTTAGTTTTTAGATGCGTTTCGGGCTATTTGCGATAATTTTTCATCGATTTCCGACTTGGGAATCCATTTCCCCTGGCGGATGACCCCAGAAAGATCTTTTAGCGCTGTCAGGTCCTGTAACGGATTGGCCTCGAGCAGTAGTAGGTCGGCGTCAAGGCCTTCCTTGACCTGTCCGAAAATATCCTCCATCCCGAAGTAAAGGGCCGGATTGATGGTGCCGGATCGGATGATCTGTAGGTTTGTCATTCCCGCCTCCTTCATGTCCTGCATCTCTTTATGGATGGAAAAGCCGGGTACGTTGAAAAGTTGCGGGGCATCGGAGCCGAGCAGCATGCCGTGTCCATCATCCGCAAGTCCCTTAATGAGCTGTTTGCGAATGGCATCGAACTGTTCCCATTGCGCCGCATCGAAGTCGGATCCCGCCCCAGTGGACGCTTCTTTGCGTCGGCGCCAATCCGCCAAGGTCTCTTCGGGCATGTACTTCATTTCAGGAAGTGCCAGCATCGTATCTGCATCCGTAGGCGCGAACCACTTGGTGAACAGGCTTTGGGTAGGTACGATCCAGACCTCGTTTTCTTTGGCCATGGCAACCAGTTCCTCGATTTTTGTGGTATCCGCCAAGGCGGTAAAATTGAAGCCGAAAAAACCGTTTTCGTCAGGTTTAACATTGGCGGACTCGGGTACCAGCCCCTCTAAAAACCCATCAACATGGTCAATGGAGGCATATTTGCTTTCGAGGGCGTGCCGGATACCTACTTCGACGGGAACATGGCCGGCGAACTCGATATCGACTTCGTTAGCGGTGCGAACCAATTCGTCGAAAGCTTCGAGAGGCACTCCCGGATGTATTTTTAGGAAGTCATAACCATCCTCGCTGTATGCCGTGACTTTTTTCTCGGCCTCTTCCGCTGTGGGAATGGTGCCGCCGTTCAAAGAGGGACTCGAGGTGAAGATCCTGGGACTTAAGATTTCGCCCTGCCTTGCTTTTGCGCGGAGTTCCAAATGCGCGGGATGACCGAGCATCCCCCGGATGACCGTGATGCCGTTGGAAAGATAGAGGTAAAGGACATCTTCTATCCGTTCTTGTGAGATAGGGGACTGGGGGATATGGGCGTGCATTTCGGCCAGACCGGGCATCAGATATTTCCCCTTCGCATCGATTTTATTCGGATAGGCTTTTCGATTTTCGACGGTTTTGGAGATGGACCTGATTTTACCCGAATCGATGATCACCTGCCTGTTCTCCAAAATTTCCCCTGTACTGACATCTACGATATTGACATCGGTAATCAAGGTGGCGGTGGCGCTTTCCTGCTCCTGAGCGTGATGACAAGCCGTCAGGGAAATCGTGATAAACAATAAGATCAGTTTTTTCATGGTGCTAAATATATGATTTTCAGAGAATCGGCTTCCAACAAAAGTAGTTGTTTTTGCAAACAGTTTGAAATTGACCGATTCAAAAGAAGGTTATATCATTATTTCTGTGGATAAGAAATGTGAATCCTGACATTGTTTTCTTTCTTATGTCCTACGTCTAAAAGTCCCAAGTCAGAATAATCCATGATTTAATCCCCACAACATTCGTGGTAGAACCTAAAGAAAGATACCGATGTGGACACATAGTGATGTTTTCAATCCTTATCACTACTTTTATAGGCTGTAAACCGACAAACGATACCATCAAATGAAACAAATTGCAGTTCTTACCACTTTAATCCTAGGCCTGATCCTGGGCAGTTGCGGAAATCAGCGCGACGGAAAGCCCGAAGTGCTGGTCTTCTCGAAAACCATGGGCTTTAAACACGCTTCGATCCCTGCCGGAATCGCCGCTATTCAGAAGCTGGGCAGTGAAAACGGATTCGAGGTCGATACCACGAAAAATGCGGAATTGTTCAACGAGGATACCCTCGGCCAATATTCTGCCGTCATTTTTTTGAGTACCACCATGAATGTACTCAATGCGGAACAAGAGGCCGCTTTTGAGCGCTATATTCAGTCAGGGGGCGGTTTTGTCGGCATCCATGCGGCGGCCGATACCGAATACGATTGGGGCTGGTACAACAAACTGGTCGGGGCGCAGTTCGAGAGCCATCCAGCAGGGACGCCCGAAGCGGATTTTATCATTACCGATAACAGCTTTCCCGCCACTGAATTCTTTACCGATTCTATTTGGCACAGGGCAGACGAGATCTATAACTACAAGAATATCAATCCCGATATCAACGTCATCATGACCGTTGACGAATCGACCTATGAAGGTGGTACGAACGGGGATTATCATCCATTCGCCTGGTACCATGAATACGACGGGGGCCGTGCCTTTTATACGGGAGCGGGACATACCGACGAGAGCTTTTCGGAGCCCCTGTTCCTCGAACATCTTCTCGGCGGCATCAAATACGCCATCGGTGACAATGAAAAATTGGATTATAGCAAGGCGGTCACCCAAATTCCGCCCGATGTGGACCGGTTTTCCAAAAAACAGCTGGTGGTCGGCGAGTTCTTTGAACCCACGGAAATGACCGTATTGCCCAACAACGACGTACTGGTCGCACAACGGCGGGGCGAGATCATGCTGTACGAAGACGCTACCAAAGAACTGAAGCAAGTAGGGGCCCTAGATGTGTATTTCAAGACGTTGAACACGCCCGGGGTCAATGCCGAGGAAGGCCTGATGGGACTTCAAACGGACCCTAACTATGCCGAGAATCATTGGATATACTTGTTTTATGCCCCTTCCGGGGATGAATGGGTGAACCGGCTTTCGCGCTTTAAATTTAAGGACGGAGTCTTCGACAAAACGTCCGAGCAGGTGATTTTGGATGTGGACTCCCAACGGGAAATCTGTTGCCATACCGGGGGATCGATCGCCTTCGGTCCCGATAACCTCCTTTATCTCTCCACCGGTGACAACTCCACGCCTTTCAATGAAAAGGGAGTAGAATACGTAAACAGTGGTTATGCGCCCTTGAACGACATTCCGGGACACGAACAGTACGATGCGCGACGTTCCTCGGGCAACACCAACGACCTGCGGGGGAAAATCCTTCGTATAAAAGTCAATGAAGACGGTAGCTACGATATTCCCGAGGGCAATCTTTTCGCTCCCGGCACCGAAAAGACGCGTCCCGAAATATATACCATGGGACACCGAAATCCCTATCGGATTTCCGTAGATCCCAAAAAAGGATATGTCTATTGGGGCGATGTAGGGCCCGATGCCAGGGTTGATAGCCTGGAAACGCGCGGACCTCGGGGCTATGATGAAATGAACCAGGCCCGGGAGGCGGGCAATTACGGCTGGCCACTTTTTATCGGAGATAACAAAGCCTATGTGGATTTCGACTACGAGACCGGGGAAAGTGGGATCACTTTCGATCCCGAAAGACCGATCAACGATTCAAAAAACAATACGGGCCTCCGGGAACTGCCCCCCGCGCAGCCCGCGTACGCCTTTTATCCGTATGCCGAAACCTCCGAGTTTCCCCAAGTGGGCTCCGGAGGAAGAAACGCCATGGCGGGACCTACCTATTATTCCGATCAATACCCCGACGGGGGCGGCCTTCCCGACTATTACGATGGCAAGGTCATTATCTACGATTGGATGCGCGGTTGGATGAAGGCCGTCACGCTCTTCGATGACGGTTCTTTTAATAAGATGGAGCCTTTTGCTTCCGATATCTCCCTGAACAACCTGATCGATATGGAACTAGGGCCTGATGGTCGGGTCTATCTGTTGGAATACGGTAGCGGCTGGTTTTCTAAGAACGATGACTCCGCGCTGAGCTTTATCGAATACAACGGCGGAAACAGACCGCCCTTGATCGACCATTTGATCGTGGACAAGACATCGGGCCAACTGCCCTTGTCGGTCACCGCAAAAGTCGATGCGAAGGATCGCGAAGGTGATGCCCTCACCTATATCTGGAATTTGGGCAACGGGGAGACCAAAGAAACCAAGGATCCTGAAGTATCCTATACGTATAAGGACGCAGGTAACTATAAAATCTCGGTGACCGTTAGGGACGGGAAGGGCGAAGCTGCGAATAGTGAAGTCACTTCCGTGGTAGCTGGAAATTCAAGACCGGAAGTCGCTATCGATCTGAACGGGGGCAATTCGTCGTTCTTTCTAGAAGGGGTTCCCATTAACTATTCCGTTACGGCCAAGGACCCCGATGGAACCGACATCGATCCCGACCATCTTTTCGTTTCCGTAGATTATCTTGAAAGCTACGATAAACAGAATCAGTCCCTAGGGCACCAGCAAGTTTCCGCTGCGGTTACGGGTAGAGCCTTGACCCAGGGCATGGACTGCAAGACCTGCCATAAGGAAGACGAGGCGTCTATCGGACCGAACTACCTTGATATCGCCATGAAGTACAAAGATAAGCCCGAGGCATCGGGTTATCTTCAGAATAAGATTATCGCCGGGGGCGGAGGCGTTTGGGGCGAGGTGGTCATGCCCGCCCATCCCGATGTGAGCAAAGAGGAAACCCGTCAGATCGTAGAATATATCATGTCGTTGGCGAACGATTCGGGTAAAGAAAAGTCGATGCCTGCATCAGGAACCATACGACCTAACCCAAAACAGGGGGACAATGTACTGGTCCTGACTGCCAGCTATACCGATGAAGGGGCAGAAGGCACGATTCCGTTGACCGGGGTTACCTCGGTTGCCCTGCAGGGGAGTACCGTTAGCTTTTCGGACAAAACAAAGGCCGATGGCTTTACCGCGGTGCAATTTGACGGCCAAGATTTATTGATAGTTCCCAATTCGGAGGGTTGGTTCGCCCTGGAAGATGTAGATCTTACAGGGGTCAAAGCGGCCATTTTAACGGCAGGATGGCAGGAAGCACCCAAAACCGGACTCGAATTCGAGATGCATTTAAACGCCCCCGATGGTGAGCTTTTAGGCAAAGGCAGCATGCCCAAACCCGAAGGAGGACAACCCGGAGGTAGAATAGCCATCGAATTGGAGACAGAAAAGGAGGTGAAAGCCGATGAAATCTACTTTGTATACAAACCAAAAGAAGGAGAAGAAAGGGGAGGATCCCCCGTTGCCCTGACGAATGTTCGGTTTGAAGCGAAGTAATGACCCCGCTAATTCGCTATAACGCAAGACCGGAAGAACACCCGATCCATCTATGATAGAATTGTCCCGTTGAGTCTCTCGAATTTGCTCGAAACAGGCTCAATCGGGACATTAAGGCCTGACCTTTCGACTGTACCTCGACTGCGCTCGGTAGCATCGGTCAAGCTGACAAAAATGTTCTTTGGGCTTTTAAGCGGACCGAGACCTTCACTAAAAACCAACGACCAACGACAAACGGCTAAAGTCTAACGACTAATGGCTAACGACCAAGGTCTAAAGTCTAAAGACTACAGACTAACATCAACATAGAAGTTCCGATCGACCTGCAAAGTAGAAAGATCCTCCTCGAATTCCTCTGTTTTCCACTGATCGGAGGGAGTAATCCAATGCATTTTACCGTCCACCTCTATTTTAAGCGGCATTTCAAACTTTTTGACCACATTGGAATACCGATATTTTAGTTCGTTTCCGTCTACCTCGTACTCAAAAATGGGAATATTCGGAGTTCGCAAATACTGGTCGAAGACCGGGATCAGGTCGATTCCCGATTTTTCTGACATGTAGTTCTCCACCTGTTCGGTAGTGACGGTCTGATGGTAGAATTCCCGGTTTAAGCCGCGCAGTACCTGCCGCCATTTTTCGTCGTCGTCGACCAGTTGCCGGATAGTGTGCAACATATTGGCCCCCTTGTAGTACATGTCTTTTGACCCTTCTTGGTTGACGCCGTAGGGACCGATAATCGGTTCGTCGTTGGCGATACTGCTCCGGGTACCTATGACATAATCCGCCGATGCCTCTTTCCCGTAATAGTAGTCCAGGAACAGGTTTTCGGAGTAGGCGGTAAAGGCTTCGTGGATCCACATATCGGCGATATCCTTGTAGGTAATGTTGTTGGCGAACCATTCATGGCCCGCCTCATGGATGATGATAAAGTCAAATTTGAGTCCCCATCCCGTTCCTGAAAGATCCCTTCCCAAATATCCGTTCTTGTACGCGTTGCCATAGGTGACGGAGCTTTGGTGCTCCATTCCCAGATAGGGAACTTCTACCAGTTTAAAACTATCTTCGTAAAACGGGTAGGGACCGAACCAGTATTCGAAGGCCTCCATCATTTTCGGGGCGTCCCTAAATTGTTTTTTGGCCTTTTCCAAATTGTCCCTAAGCACGTAGTAGTCCATGTCGAGCGGTCCTTTTTCGCCTTGATAGGTTTCCCCGAAATGTACGTAGTCGCCGATATTGATGTTCACTCCGTAATTATTGATCGGGTTGGAAACGAACCAGTGATAGGTGTTGCTAGTTGAGTCCACCTTACGAAGCCGACCGTTGGAGACGTCCATCAGGCCTTGGGGGACTTTAACCCGGATGAGCATGCTATCGACCTCGTCGTACATATGGTCTTTGTTGGGCCACCAAACGCTGGCCCCCAGTCCCTGGTTGGAGGTGGCTACGAAATCCTTGCCGTTGTCATCCGTGGCCCATGAAAATCCGCCGTCCCACGGAGCGCGGACGGCTTCCTTGGGATGTCCGGAATATTTTACGACCACTTCGTTGAAATCTCCTTTTTTCTGTGGCTTTTCAAGATGTACAAAATGAGCGTTGCCGTTGCTCTCCACCTTGAGGTCTTTCCCTTCTTGGGTCACCCTTTCTATGTTCAACGGGGGCTGTAGATCGACCTGAAGCACTTGCCTGGGCTTTAAAACCTTGTACCGGATCGTATTTTCTCCGGAGATGAATTTTCGATCGGGATCGACATCGACATACAGGTCGTAATAGTTAAGGTCCCACCATTCACGCTCGGGGGTGATACTGCCGCGAAGACTGTCCTGTTCGGTAAAGGTTTGACCGAATAGTGTAACTGTCATGCCAAGCATCATAAATAAAATAATGTACTTCATTGTTGTGGTATGTAGCGTTCAGAAAATTGGATCTACCCGGCATCCTTGTGGTGATTTCACCCATAAATCTTTACAGGAACTGCGACCCCTAGTCGATTCTACCCTGCATCCTTTGGTTGATTGCCCCCTTGTCTCTATTCCTTCTTCCTATAATCGAAATGATTATCCGGTCCCTAGAATGTTGACGTTTCATCGCATAATCCCATTGGGAAAAACCACAACGCTCTCGAACCCGTTCGACCCGACCGCGGCCACCCCGAAGAAAAAATTATCGATTACTACCCCCTCCATTGTAAATTCCGTGACATCCCCGACATACCGGCTATGGTCCCAAGTCGGGGAGGTCGTGTCGCGCCAATAGATCTTGTAGCCCGTTGCTCCTTGAGACTTGCTCCACTGTAATTTTGCCGAAGCTTCGACGATTCCCCCGATTTTTACCGTGTCGGGAGCGGGCGGGGCCCAGGCGATCGAGGCCAGGGAAATAGCGTTGACGGCAGTCAGCTTACGGGCATATTCGAAGTTTACGTATTCGAGTTTGTCCCCGTAGTCAATGCCGTTTTCGGTACGGATGTCCTGATGCTGCTGGGTGTAGTTCTCGTGCGCTTCCATGATGCGGATACCGGCAAAACCTGCATCGTTAAACGGACGATGGTGCCCGCCCCGCCCGAAGCGATCGAGCCGATAGATCATTATGGGGTTCATCTGGGGCATATAGGTTTCCGTGGTCTTATGTACGTATCGGGCCAGTTGTCGGGAGATACCATCGACCTCGCCCCCGTAAAAGCGTCTTGCCTTTCTTTCTTCTTCGGTTTCGGTGGGGGGCACGGGTTCGGAAAATATCCTAAAATCGGTGTTGCTGACGATACCGTCAACGCCTTTGATGTTTCCGATCATATCGTTGTTCAAGATGCCGATAATTTCCCACCCCTCCTTCTTGGCATGGGCGGCCAATCCCTTTCCGCCGTACAGGCCTTGTTCTTCCCCGGACAATCCCACGAAAAGAATGCTGTTCTCAAAATCGTAATCCGACAATACCCTTGCCGCTTCCAAGGTGCCGGCCATCCCGCTGGCATTATCGTTCGCCCCAGGGGAGTCGGAGGTAAAATTGTTGGGATCGCTGACACGGGAATCAATATCCCCGCTCATCAAAATATAGCGGTTCGGATATTTTGATCCGCGTTTGACCGCCAACACATTCACGATTTCCACATCTTTGACAATCCGGTCGTTATCTCCTTTTTTGATGCTGTTTTTCTGATAAGAGACGTCCAAACAGCTACTACAGGCTTGGGAAATCTTCTCGAACTCCGCTTTTATCCATCGTCTTGCAGCGCCTATCCCGCGTGTGTCCGATACCGTATCACTTAGGGTATGGCGGGTACCGAAACCGGCCAGTTTCGAAACATCTTTTTCGATGCGTTCCGCCGACACGGCATCGATGATGTCGTATATACGTTGGTCGGTCTGGGCGAAGCCGTACATAGTGCAAAAAAGCAAGTTCAATGAGAGAAATGTTCTTATCATAATAGGTTCGTTTTATAGGAGAAAGGTTACTTTCGCTATCTTTCCGTTTTCTATCTCGTAAATGGCAGCGGCAGTAAAATTTCTACCATTTGCGGTGATATAATGCTCATCGATAATTTTATTTTCGATGACCATTCGATTTTTGACCTCGCAATGAAGGTCGGGAGCATTCTCAAAGAATCGGGTGTATTGCTCGCGCAGCTTTTGTTTTCCCTTATACCGCAGCGTATTGGGGTAGTCGAAGACCTGTACGTCTTGGGTATAGCTGTTTAAAAAAGCTTCAATATCCCTATCATTGTAGGCCTCGATTTGATTTTGGACGATAGCTTCGGGGGATTGCTCATAGACCAGGGCCATATATTTGCCATTGGGACTTACGGCTATTCGACTGATATTACTGATTTCCTTCTTTTCAAGACGTAAGAAACGCTCCCATCCCCTTTGTTTGTCCGGTTGTATCTGCATCAGAACGCGGTCGTCGGCCGCGATAATCTTGTTGTGGGACAACCAAGCCATATCATCGGTGTGCTCATACATGTCGGTTATCTTTTGAACATCACCGGTTATCGGGTCTAGGGAGCGGATTTCCCATGGCTCGTTCTCCTTACTGATAAAGCTGATAAGATCGGATTGCTGTTCTTTCTCGTCTTCCGAGCTATTGGGAAGCGGAACCGCCGCTTTGGGAATACGATGCAAAGATCGGCCAACGTTTCGCTGTACCGTTCGGTTGGTACCGTCCCTTAAATTGGAAACCACTAGATCCATTTGCCCCTCGGCCAAGACCGAAGATACCACAATGTCGCTATTATACCAGACATGGTAACCCACTTCTAAATCTTTGAGCAATTTAGAGGAGGTGCCGTCCCAAATGTCGTACTCATAAAGCCGTTGCAATCCGCTGGTGTCCAGACGGATGGCCGACACCGCATTTTTTCCGGGAATTTTCAAGGGGGAATACTCACTGCCTTGAGGGGTGTCGGTAATCCACGACAGGGAATCTCGCTTAATATCGTAGCGGGCAATATCGGTCTGTCCGTTTCTAGTGGATGAAAACAACAGGGTCTGTCCATCATAGAACGATGGCTGGTTATCGTAGCCCTCACTGTTGGAGATATTTCTTGGATCGACCAGCTCGGTCTTTCGATCCACCATATTGACATCCAAAAGGTACACTTCGGTATTGGTCTGGGCGAGAAGGGCCGTTTGTAATGAAAGGAGTAGTAGTGTAAAGATTATTCTCATAGGTATAAATTGGTTTCGTAACAGGAAGCAGGATAAATTGACCAAGGACAAAGAAAGTCAGAAAAATTGGAATACTTCGCAATCATCGAACAACCTATTCAATAAACTGATTACCAAATAACCAACTTTATAAATTCAAAAACCTATAAACTCACAAAAAAGCCAATTGTTAGTCAAAGTTCGCAATCACGGGCCAGCGGCCCGGGTAATGAACTTGTCTCTCGTCAAAAAACATCGGTCATCGGTCTTCGGTTATCCGTCCCTTCTCTCTTATCTCTATTCTCTTGTCTCTTCTCTCATTTCGTAAACCGTCTCAACAGCGCCCTGACATTCTTGATGCTATCGACATAGTATTTAGCCTGGGTTTTTTGACGGCCGACCTTGACCGTCACTGCGGTTTCAGGGAGTTCTTCGAACATGAACTCATCGGTCCAGTCATCGCCAATGGCAAATACGAAGTCGTAATCGTTCTCTGCATAGACCCGCATCGCGGCCCGGCCCTTATTTACGTTGCTGCTCTTGATTTCCATGACTTTGTTGCCGTTCAGCACGCTCAGGTCGTCGGTGCCGATCAAACTGGTCAAAACGGTATTCAGCTCGGTGGCCCGCTTTTGTCCGAAATCGGGATCGGTATTGCGATAGTGCCAGGCCAGGGAGTAGTTTTTTTCCTCGATAAAACTCCCAGGGGTCCGATCGACGAAGGACTCCAGTACCGGGCGGATTTTTTCCATCCACTCTTTCTTGACATTTTCGAGCATTTTAAAATCCTCACCTTCCGTTGAAATCCATACTCCGTGCTCCACGATCATATTATACTTCTTGGGAAGGAACCATTTGGTAAAAGTTTCTTTGTCACGCCCGCTGATGAGGTACATGTCGGTATTTTCCATGGATGATATCGCATCTAAAAGGGCGTATAATTCTTCATCGGGACCCGCTTTCTGTGGATCGTTGTGAAAGCCGGAGAGGGTGCCGTCATAATCGATGAACAGCAATCTCTTATCGGCTTTCTGGTACGATTTGGTGATGCCGTTCATCGTATCGACGGTCAGCCTTCGGGCGATATGGGAGTAATCTTTTCGCTTCTGGTCCACCAACGAGTTCATAAAAT
Encoded here:
- a CDS encoding amidohydrolase family protein, which encodes MKKLILLFITISLTACHHAQEQESATATLITDVNIVDVSTGEILENRQVIIDSGKIRSISKTVENRKAYPNKIDAKGKYLMPGLAEMHAHIPQSPISQERIEDVLYLYLSNGITVIRGMLGHPAHLELRAKARQGEILSPRIFTSSPSLNGGTIPTAEEAEKKVTAYSEDGYDFLKIHPGVPLEAFDELVRTANEVDIEFAGHVPVEVGIRHALESKYASIDHVDGFLEGLVPESANVKPDENGFFGFNFTALADTTKIEELVAMAKENEVWIVPTQSLFTKWFAPTDADTMLALPEMKYMPEETLADWRRRKEASTGAGSDFDAAQWEQFDAIRKQLIKGLADDGHGMLLGSDAPQLFNVPGFSIHKEMQDMKEAGMTNLQIIRSGTINPALYFGMEDIFGQVKEGLDADLLLLEANPLQDLTALKDLSGVIRQGKWIPKSEIDEKLSQIARNASKN
- a CDS encoding superoxide dismutase family protein, producing MKTIQLTLLGLLLIGSYSCKETKKDADAAGDTMEENMDAMADESDDMMGEKTLTVEMSPKSGSDVQGTVAFTQNNGEVTMSASFTGLAEGEHAIHIHENADCSADDGTSAGGHWNPTDEQHGKWGDAEGYHTGDIGNMTADADGNATIEFTTDEWCIGCDDDKKNIIGHSVIVHDGADDFTSQPSGAAGSRVSCGEITE
- a CDS encoding M1 family metallopeptidase, which gives rise to MTVTLFGQTFTEQDSLRGSITPEREWWDLNYYDLYVDVDPDRKFISGENTIRYKVLKPRQVLQVDLQPPLNIERVTQEGKDLKVESNGNAHFVHLEKPQKKGDFNEVVVKYSGHPKEAVRAPWDGGFSWATDDNGKDFVATSNQGLGASVWWPNKDHMYDEVDSMLIRVKVPQGLMDVSNGRLRKVDSTSNTYHWFVSNPINNYGVNINIGDYVHFGETYQGEKGPLDMDYYVLRDNLEKAKKQFRDAPKMMEAFEYWFGPYPFYEDSFKLVEVPYLGMEHQSSVTYGNAYKNGYLGRDLSGTGWGLKFDFIIIHEAGHEWFANNITYKDIADMWIHEAFTAYSENLFLDYYYGKEASADYVIGTRSSIANDEPIIGPYGVNQEGSKDMYYKGANMLHTIRQLVDDDEKWRQVLRGLNREFYHQTVTTEQVENYMSEKSGIDLIPVFDQYLRTPNIPIFEYEVDGNELKYRYSNVVKKFEMPLKIEVDGKMHWITPSDQWKTEEFEEDLSTLQVDRNFYVDVSL
- a CDS encoding ThuA domain-containing protein, which translates into the protein MKQIAVLTTLILGLILGSCGNQRDGKPEVLVFSKTMGFKHASIPAGIAAIQKLGSENGFEVDTTKNAELFNEDTLGQYSAVIFLSTTMNVLNAEQEAAFERYIQSGGGFVGIHAAADTEYDWGWYNKLVGAQFESHPAGTPEADFIITDNSFPATEFFTDSIWHRADEIYNYKNINPDINVIMTVDESTYEGGTNGDYHPFAWYHEYDGGRAFYTGAGHTDESFSEPLFLEHLLGGIKYAIGDNEKLDYSKAVTQIPPDVDRFSKKQLVVGEFFEPTEMTVLPNNDVLVAQRRGEIMLYEDATKELKQVGALDVYFKTLNTPGVNAEEGLMGLQTDPNYAENHWIYLFYAPSGDEWVNRLSRFKFKDGVFDKTSEQVILDVDSQREICCHTGGSIAFGPDNLLYLSTGDNSTPFNEKGVEYVNSGYAPLNDIPGHEQYDARRSSGNTNDLRGKILRIKVNEDGSYDIPEGNLFAPGTEKTRPEIYTMGHRNPYRISVDPKKGYVYWGDVGPDARVDSLETRGPRGYDEMNQAREAGNYGWPLFIGDNKAYVDFDYETGESGITFDPERPINDSKNNTGLRELPPAQPAYAFYPYAETSEFPQVGSGGRNAMAGPTYYSDQYPDGGGLPDYYDGKVIIYDWMRGWMKAVTLFDDGSFNKMEPFASDISLNNLIDMELGPDGRVYLLEYGSGWFSKNDDSALSFIEYNGGNRPPLIDHLIVDKTSGQLPLSVTAKVDAKDREGDALTYIWNLGNGETKETKDPEVSYTYKDAGNYKISVTVRDGKGEAANSEVTSVVAGNSRPEVAIDLNGGNSSFFLEGVPINYSVTAKDPDGTDIDPDHLFVSVDYLESYDKQNQSLGHQQVSAAVTGRALTQGMDCKTCHKEDEASIGPNYLDIAMKYKDKPEASGYLQNKIIAGGGGVWGEVVMPAHPDVSKEETRQIVEYIMSLANDSGKEKSMPASGTIRPNPKQGDNVLVLTASYTDEGAEGTIPLTGVTSVALQGSTVSFSDKTKADGFTAVQFDGQDLLIVPNSEGWFALEDVDLTGVKAAILTAGWQEAPKTGLEFEMHLNAPDGELLGKGSMPKPEGGQPGGRIAIELETEKEVKADEIYFVYKPKEGEERGGSPVALTNVRFEAK
- a CDS encoding nuclear transport factor 2 family protein, producing the protein MRIIFTLLLLSLQTALLAQTNTEVYLLDVNMVDRKTELVDPRNISNSEGYDNQPSFYDGQTLLFSSTRNGQTDIARYDIKRDSLSWITDTPQGSEYSPLKIPGKNAVSAIRLDTSGLQRLYEYDIWDGTSSKLLKDLEVGYHVWYNSDIVVSSVLAEGQMDLVVSNLRDGTNRTVQRNVGRSLHRIPKAAVPLPNSSEDEKEQQSDLISFISKENEPWEIRSLDPITGDVQKITDMYEHTDDMAWLSHNKIIAADDRVLMQIQPDKQRGWERFLRLEKKEISNISRIAVSPNGKYMALVYEQSPEAIVQNQIEAYNDRDIEAFLNSYTQDVQVFDYPNTLRYKGKQKLREQYTRFFENAPDLHCEVKNRMVIENKIIDEHYITANGRNFTAAAIYEIENGKIAKVTFLL
- a CDS encoding RNA polymerase sigma factor translates to MDEEELVLRFQKKDIIAFEKLYEMYWDNICGVINTVVRDKFLAEEITQDVFTKIWNKSDSYSPKKGRFFTWILNIARNAAIDKVRSKDYKEQQKNLSADYFVGILNRADIGQQTNEPEIDTSSLQKLVLNLKKKCLQIIELLYFRGFTQKEASKELDIPLGTVKTRNRSCISKLRKNMTLEWK
- a CDS encoding M28 family metallopeptidase, producing MIRTFLSLNLLFCTMYGFAQTDQRIYDIIDAVSAERIEKDVSKLAGFGTRHTLSDTVSDTRGIGAARRWIKAEFEKISQACSSCLDVSYQKNSIKKGDNDRIVKDVEIVNVLAVKRGSKYPNRYILMSGDIDSRVSDPNNFTSDSPGANDNASGMAGTLEAARVLSDYDFENSILFVGLSGEEQGLYGGKGLAAHAKKEGWEIIGILNNDMIGNIKGVDGIVSNTDFRIFSEPVPPTETEEERKARRFYGGEVDGISRQLARYVHKTTETYMPQMNPIMIYRLDRFGRGGHHRPFNDAGFAGIRIMEAHENYTQQHQDIRTENGIDYGDKLEYVNFEYARKLTAVNAISLASIAWAPPAPDTVKIGGIVEASAKLQWSKSQGATGYKIYWRDTTSPTWDHSRYVGDVTEFTMEGVVIDNFFFGVAAVGSNGFESVVVFPNGIMR